In Candidatus Methylomirabilis sp., the genomic window CCCGCTCGGGCCCGCTCCGCCGCCGCCTTCGTGGCGGTGTAGACGGCGAGCACGTCGTTGCCGTCCACGATGACGGCCGGGAGCCCGTAGCCCTTCGCCCGGTCGGCGACGTGCGGCACGGCCATCTGGCGCGCGAGCGGGGTGGAGTATGCGAACTGGTTGTTGTTGCAGATGAAGAGGACCGGGAGGCGCAGGACGGCGGCGAAGTTCACCGCCTCGTGGAAGTCCCCCCGGCTGGAGGCCCCGTCCCCGAAGTAGCCGACGGCGATCCGGGGCTCTCGGCGGATCTTGAAGGCGAGCGCGCACCCGGCGGCGACGGGGAGCAGGTCGGCCATCGGACTGACGAAGGAGAGGATTCCCCGCTTGATGTCGCCGTAGTGAACGTTGCCGTCGCGCCCCCGGGTGGGGCCCGTTGCCCGTCCCAGGTATTGGGCGAGGTACTCTCGGGGGGTCAGGCCGCGGACGTAGTTCGCGCCGAGATCCCGGTGGGAGGGTGCCGTGACGTCCTCGGGGGCAAGCGCGTAGGCGCTGCCGACCGAGATCGCCTCCTGGCCGTTGCTCACGTAGACGCCGCCGAAGACCCGTCCCTGCCGGTAGAGCTTGATCACCCGGTCCTCTGAGGCCCGGGTGAGACGGAGGTAGTAGTAAATCTTCAACAGGTCGTCAGGGGGCAGCCCGTGCAGCTCCGCCACGGCGTCTTCCTCCTCTGTCCCCGGGGGTCTCGCGCCGTCCGCCCACGTGCGCTGAGTATAGCACGGGCGCCCGCGCGGGCGGAACCCGAAGGGAAGAATTGCCACCGCTGCGTGCTCTCCCTGTCCCATGCCGCCGCCCCCGCCGCGCGGCGCGTGCACAGATGGGCGCGCGGGATGCGCGTGCAGGGCGCGGCACCGCGAAGGCCTGCATGGCGTGTCGGACGCGAGCGCGGCCCGTGGCACGACGCTTGCACCATCAGTGAGCACTCCCCCAGGCCCGCCGTCCTTTGCTGCGGCCGCGTCCCCGGAGCCGCGAGGACGGCGCACCAGCACGTTCGCTGCAGCGGG contains:
- a CDS encoding thiamine pyrophosphate-dependent dehydrogenase E1 component subunit alpha, translating into MAELHGLPPDDLLKIYYYLRLTRASEDRVIKLYRQGRVFGGVYVSNGQEAISVGSAYALAPEDVTAPSHRDLGANYVRGLTPREYLAQYLGRATGPTRGRDGNVHYGDIKRGILSFVSPMADLLPVAAGCALAFKIRREPRIAVGYFGDGASSRGDFHEAVNFAAVLRLPVLFICNNNQFAYSTPLARQMAVPHVADRAKGYGLPAVIVDGNDVLAVYTATKAAAERARAGEGPTLIECKTMRMRGHAEHDDASYVPPQLLEEWRAKDPIQRLERTLREAGILSDAEEKRIAEQITREVEDAVQFAEQSPLPDGGGVTQGVYAV